Proteins from a genomic interval of Cucumis melo cultivar AY chromosome 7, USDA_Cmelo_AY_1.0, whole genome shotgun sequence:
- the LOC103494578 gene encoding glycerophosphodiester phosphodiesterase GDPD3 isoform X3 encodes MPPPPLITSLPPPHFPFPPPQEAYLPEDPNVRTSKLLVIGHRGCGMNILHSSDSRFKFMKENSILSFNAAAKFPVDFIEFDVQVTKDGCPVIFHDCLILTEEKGVIVEKRVTELMLEEFLSYGPQHDPRKVGKPLFRRTVDGGVYEWKVENDAPLCTLQEAFEKVEHSVGFNVELKFDDLLVYEEEQLSQMIQQVLQVVEMNAKGRPIIYSSFIPDAAQLVKKLQSTYPQLWRLYRLVNTLSIVFDQE; translated from the exons ATGCCTCCACCACCGCTGATCACCTCCTTACCCCCACCCCATTTCCCCTTCCCCCCACCCCAAG AGGCTTACTTACCGGAAGATCCCAATGTACGGACGTCTAAATTATTGGTGATTGGTCATAGAGGATGCGGGATGAACATCTTGCACTCCTCTGATTCTCGTTTCAAATTCATGAAGGAGAATTCCATTCTGTCCTTCAATGCGGCCGCTAAGTTTCCTGTTGATTTCATCGAATTCGATGTTCAG GTAACTAAAGATGGGTGTCCTGTCATTTTCCATGACTGTTTGATTCTTACCGAGGAAAAG GGTGTTATTGTGGAGAAAAGAGTTACCGAGCTCATGTTGGAAGAATTTCTTTCATATGGGCCACAACATGATCCTAGGAAG GTAGGTAAACCGCTATTTAGGAGGACAGTAGATGGGGGAGTATATGAGTGGAAAGTTGAAAACGATGCGCCGCTATGCACGTTGCAAGAAGCTTTTGAGAAGGTTGAGCATTCAGTTGGTTTTAATGTAGAATTGAAGTTTGATGATCTGCTAGTATACGAAGAGGAGCAACTTTCTCAAATGATCCAACAAGTTTTACAG GTAGTGGAAATGAATGCCAAGGGCAGACCTATTATATATTCTAGCTTTATACCTGATGCTGCCCAATTGGTTAAAAAACTTCAGAGCACCTACCCG CAACTATGGAGGCTGTATCGACTTGTAAATACACTGTCAATAGTGTTTGAccaagaataa
- the LOC103494578 gene encoding glycerophosphodiester phosphodiesterase GDPD3 isoform X4, giving the protein MPPPPLITSLPPPHFPFPPPQEAYLPEDPNVRTSKLLVIGHRGCGMNILHSSDSRFKFMKENSILSFNAAAKFPVDFIEFDVQVTKDGCPVIFHDCLILTEEKGVIVEKRVTELMLEEFLSYGPQHDPRKVGKPLFRRTVDGGVYEWKVENDAPLCTLQEAFEKVEHSVGFNVELKFDDLLVYEEEQLSQMIQQVLQVVEMNAKGRPIIYSSFIPDAAQLVKKLQSTYP; this is encoded by the exons ATGCCTCCACCACCGCTGATCACCTCCTTACCCCCACCCCATTTCCCCTTCCCCCCACCCCAAG AGGCTTACTTACCGGAAGATCCCAATGTACGGACGTCTAAATTATTGGTGATTGGTCATAGAGGATGCGGGATGAACATCTTGCACTCCTCTGATTCTCGTTTCAAATTCATGAAGGAGAATTCCATTCTGTCCTTCAATGCGGCCGCTAAGTTTCCTGTTGATTTCATCGAATTCGATGTTCAG GTAACTAAAGATGGGTGTCCTGTCATTTTCCATGACTGTTTGATTCTTACCGAGGAAAAG GGTGTTATTGTGGAGAAAAGAGTTACCGAGCTCATGTTGGAAGAATTTCTTTCATATGGGCCACAACATGATCCTAGGAAG GTAGGTAAACCGCTATTTAGGAGGACAGTAGATGGGGGAGTATATGAGTGGAAAGTTGAAAACGATGCGCCGCTATGCACGTTGCAAGAAGCTTTTGAGAAGGTTGAGCATTCAGTTGGTTTTAATGTAGAATTGAAGTTTGATGATCTGCTAGTATACGAAGAGGAGCAACTTTCTCAAATGATCCAACAAGTTTTACAG GTAGTGGAAATGAATGCCAAGGGCAGACCTATTATATATTCTAGCTTTATACCTGATGCTGCCCAATTGGTTAAAAAACTTCAGAGCACCTACCCG TAA
- the LOC103494578 gene encoding glycerophosphodiester phosphodiesterase GDPD1, chloroplastic isoform X1 has protein sequence MPPPPLITSLPPPHFPFPPPQEAYLPEDPNVRTSKLLVIGHRGCGMNILHSSDSRFKFMKENSILSFNAAAKFPVDFIEFDVQVTKDGCPVIFHDCLILTEEKGVIVEKRVTELMLEEFLSYGPQHDPRKVGKPLFRRTVDGGVYEWKVENDAPLCTLQEAFEKVEHSVGFNVELKFDDLLVYEEEQLSQMIQQVLQVVEMNAKGRPIIYSSFIPDAAQLVKKLQSTYPVFFLTNGGSKIYPDIRRNSLEEAINVCMVGGLNGIVAEVTSILRNPAAVDKIRIAGLSLITYGQLNNLPEVVYVQRLLGIEGVIVDLVQEITEAVSSTIPSEQEEGSREQQMDVKARTKPNLSQKRDCFLMNGEQVCSQNISLSSHIDNIIQLYQCK, from the exons ATGCCTCCACCACCGCTGATCACCTCCTTACCCCCACCCCATTTCCCCTTCCCCCCACCCCAAG AGGCTTACTTACCGGAAGATCCCAATGTACGGACGTCTAAATTATTGGTGATTGGTCATAGAGGATGCGGGATGAACATCTTGCACTCCTCTGATTCTCGTTTCAAATTCATGAAGGAGAATTCCATTCTGTCCTTCAATGCGGCCGCTAAGTTTCCTGTTGATTTCATCGAATTCGATGTTCAG GTAACTAAAGATGGGTGTCCTGTCATTTTCCATGACTGTTTGATTCTTACCGAGGAAAAG GGTGTTATTGTGGAGAAAAGAGTTACCGAGCTCATGTTGGAAGAATTTCTTTCATATGGGCCACAACATGATCCTAGGAAG GTAGGTAAACCGCTATTTAGGAGGACAGTAGATGGGGGAGTATATGAGTGGAAAGTTGAAAACGATGCGCCGCTATGCACGTTGCAAGAAGCTTTTGAGAAGGTTGAGCATTCAGTTGGTTTTAATGTAGAATTGAAGTTTGATGATCTGCTAGTATACGAAGAGGAGCAACTTTCTCAAATGATCCAACAAGTTTTACAG GTAGTGGAAATGAATGCCAAGGGCAGACCTATTATATATTCTAGCTTTATACCTGATGCTGCCCAATTGGTTAAAAAACTTCAGAGCACCTACCCG GTATTCTTCCTGACGAATGGAGGGTCGAAAATTTATCCTGATATTAGAAGGAATTCGCTAGAGGAAGCCATTAACGTGTGTATGGTGGGAGGTTTGAATGGAATTGTTGCCGAAGTCACATCAATTTTGAGAAATCCTGCTGCAGTTGATAAAATTAGAATTGCAGGACTCTCACTTATAACCTATGGCCAATTGaa TAATCTTCCGGAAGTGGTGTATGTGCAACGTTTGCTGGGCATTGAAGGAGTAATTGTTGATTTAGTACAAGAGATCACGGAGGCAGTCTCTTCTACCATCCCTTCTGAGCAGGAAGAGGGCTCGCGCGAGCAGCAAATGGACGTGAAGGCTAGAACAAAACCCAACCTCTCCCAAAAGAGGGATTGCTTTCTAATGAACGGCGAGCAGGTATGCTCACAGAACATAAGTTTAAGTTCGCATATTGATAATATAATACAGCTTTATCAATGTAAATAA
- the LOC103494576 gene encoding exocyst complex component EXO70B1, translating to MEKNPPPDKSDSFSKNFNRRIANLGSPRRTLDPAAAAADAKSDSEKLAADKDDDAFIEEPLSESDTLLIFEEVDRFLETLSNVGDDGSNVVHEIPSSVHSLSKMVDSMISRYSSNKYPAKLGKDPDRDSYFFEALGRIAKIAIKLSEFPTSAASIPSLNRTTTALQRAMSLLDEEFSALLKECKHREFDSKSDKKASKQSSFKTMSESTDQQNSTFPESSEPDSAREETFPSFSQETVSNMKRIAGTMISAGYEKECCMSYSFLRQSSFKGILNQLGYESISIDEIQKMQWETLQMEIDKWIAVVKKCSESLFPGEWKLCDSVFTDHPFISHTLFSNLTRAVVIKLLNFANAVVLTKRSAEKMFKLLDMYETIRDLIPTINGFPENCRTELISEAEGAKNGIGEAIVGIFYDLENSIKSDNAKIPVPGGAVHPLTRYIMNYLKYACEYKETLEQVFQFLDPKVEDDRPARMDENDDASPRKSQLAIQIAMVMELLDANLTMRSKLYRDPSLRYIFLMNNGRYIVQKIKGSCGITELMGDRWCRKRSTNLRQYHKNYQRETWSKVLQCLSHEGLLVNGKVSKPILKERFKSFNAMFDEIHKTQSSWVVSDEQLQSELRISVSAVMIPAYRSFVGRFKQHFDPGRQSEKYIKYQPEDIEGLIDDLFDGNTASMGRRRM from the coding sequence ATGGAGAAAAACCCACCCCCAGACAAGTCTGAtagtttttctaaaaatttCAATAGAAGAATTGCTAATTTGGGCTCACCTCGTCGCACTCTTGACCCCGCCGCCGCCGCTGCTGATGCAAAATCAGATTCCGAAAAGCTTGCTGCCGATAAAGATGATGATGCCTTCATTGAAGAACCTCTTTCCGAATCTGATACCCTATTAATTTTCGAAGAGGTTGATCGATTCCTTGAGACTTTATCCAATGTTGGAGATGATGGATCGAATGTAGTCCATGAAATTCCGAGTTCTGTTCATTCGTTGTCCAAAATGGTGGATTCCATGATCTCTAGATACAGTTCTAATAAATATCCGGCGAAGCTTGGTAAAGATCCCGACAGGGATTCTTACTTTTTCGAAGCATTAGGTCGGATTGCTAAGATTGCGATTAAACTAAGTGAATTCCCTACCAGCGCTGCTTCCATTCCTTCTCTAAATCGGACCACCACGGCTCTACAGCGAGCGATGTCGTTATTGGATGAAGAATTCAGTGCCCTTTTGAAAGAATGCAAACATCGGGAGTTTGATTCTAAATCGGACAAGAAAGCATCTAAGCAATCGTCGTTCAAAACAATGAGCGAATCAACAGATCAACAAAACAGCACCTTTCCTGAATCATCTGAGCCTGATTCTGCTAGGGAAGAGACATTCCCCTCTTTTTCGCAGGAAACTGTATCGAACATGAAAAGAATTGCCGGAACAATGATCTCCGCCGGCTACGAGAAGGAATGTTGTATGAGTTACAGCTTCCTCCGTCAGAGCTCGTTCAAAGGAATACTGAACCAGCTAGGGTATGAAAGTATTAGCATAGACGAGATTCAAAAAATGCAATGGGAAACACTTCAAATGGAAATCGACAAATGGATCGCCGTCGTCAAGAAATGCTCAGAATCTCTGTTCCCAGGTGAGTGGAAGCTTTGTGACTCTGTTTTCACCGATCATCCCTTCATTTCTCATACGTTATTCAGCAATTTAACAAGAGCAGTAGTCATCAAGCTTCTCAACTTCGCAAACGCCGTCGTTTTAACAAAACGGTCAGCGGAGAAGATGTTCAAATTACTTGACATGTACGAAACCATCCGCGATTTAATTCCGACAATCAATGGCTTCCCTGAAAATTGCAGAACAGAGTTAATTTCCGAAGCGGAAGGGGCAAAAAATGGGATAGGCGAAGCAATAGTCGGCATTTTCTACGACCTAGAGAACTCAATCAAAAGTGACAACGCGAAAATTCCCGTTCCAGGAGGAGCAGTTCATCCATTAACACGCTACATAATGAATTACCTAAAATACGCTTGCGAGTACAAAGAAACCCTAGAACAGGTCTTCCAATTTCTCGACCCTAAAGTCGAGGACGACCGACCAGCAAGAATGGACGAGAACGACGACGCATCACCGAGAAAATCCCAACTCGCAATTCAGATCGCAATGGTAATGGAACTACTCGACGCGAATCTCACAATGAGATCAAAACTATACCGCGACCCATCTCTTCGGTACATTTTCCTGATGAACAACGGAAGATACATAGTACAGAAAATCAAAGGGTCATGCGGAATTACGGAGTTGATGGGGGACCGTTGGTGCCGGAAACGATCGACGAATCTGCGACAATACCATAAAAATTACCAGAGAGAAACATGGAGTAAGGTGTTGCAGTGTTTAAGCCACGAAGGATTGCTGGTGAACGGGAAAGTATCGAAGCCGATATTGAAGGAGAGATTCAAAAGCTTTAACGCGATGTTCGATGAAATACACAAAACGCAAAGCAGTTGGGTAGTAAGTGACGAGCAGCTTCAATCGGAGCTTAGGATATCGGTGTCAGCGGTGATGATTCCAGCGTACCGTTCATTCGTAGGGAGATTCAAGCAGCATTTTGATCCAGGAAGACAATCGGAGAAGTACATAAAGTATCAACCTGAAGACATTGAAGGTTTGATCGATGATCTATTTGATGGAAATACTGCGTCTATGGGCAGAAGAAGAATGTAA
- the LOC103494575 gene encoding delta(3,5)-Delta(2,4)-dienoyl-CoA isomerase, peroxisomal — protein MEGYECIKIERQSPNSGVFHLRLHRPSHYNALTTQLFTELRQAFSRLDQNPDVHVIILSGSGKHFCAGIDLKSTASNFEKHLSEERGRAGERIRREIKWMQESITAIEECRKPVIASIHGGCIGGGIDIVTACDLRYCTAEAVFSVREVKLAITADLGTLQRLPRIVGYGKAAELALTGRDFSGLEAKELGLVSRTFDSMSELQDGVLKIAEEIASRSPLAVVGTKAVLLKSRDLYVEQGLDYVATWNSGTLLSDDLKEAISAQANKRKPKFSKL, from the exons ATGGAGGGCTACGAATGCATAAAAATCGAGCGACAAAGCCCAAACTCCGGCGTCTTCCATCTCCGCCTTCACCGTCCATCACACTACAACGCTCTCACAACCCAACTCTTCACCGAACTCCGTCAAGCCTTCTCACGTCTAGACCAAAACCCCGACGTCCACGTCATCATCCTATCCGGATCCGGCAAACACTTCTGCGCTGGAATCGACCTCAAATCGACAGCCTCCAACTTCGAGAAGCATCTATCGGAGGAACGGGGACGAGCAGGGGAAAGAATCCGACGGGAAATCAAGTGGATGCAAGAGTCAATCACGGCGATCGAGGAGTGCCGGAAGCCGGTGATAGCAAGCATCCACGGAGGGTGCATCGGAGGAGGAATTGATATAGTAACGGCATGTGATTTGAGGTATTGCACGGCGGAGGCGGTGTTTTCGGTGAGGGAGGTTAAATTGGCGATTACGGCGGATCTTGGGACTTTACAGAGACTGCCGAGAATCGTAGGGTATGGGAAGGCGGCGGAGTTGGCGTTGACGGGCCGGGATTTTTCGGGCTTGGAGGCCAAGGAATTGGGCTTGGTTTCTCGAACTTTTGATTCTATGTCGGAGCTTCAAGATGGAGTCCTCAAAATTGCTGAAG AAATAGCATCAAGATCTCCATTGGCTGTGGTGGGAACAAAGGCAGTGCTACTAAAAAGCAGAGACCTATATGTAGAACAAGGGTTAGATTATGTTGCAACTTGGAACTCAGGGACTCTACTCTCGGATGATCTCAAAGAGGCCATCTCCGCTCAAGCTAACAAACGAAAACCGAAGTTTTCCAAGCTTTAA
- the LOC103494578 gene encoding glycerophosphodiester phosphodiesterase GDPD3 isoform X2, translating into MPPPPLITSLPPPHFPFPPPQEAYLPEDPNVRTSKLLVIGHRGCGMNILHSSDSRFKFMKENSILSFNAAAKFPVDFIEFDVQVTKDGCPVIFHDCLILTEEKGVIVEKRVTELMLEEFLSYGPQHDPRKVGKPLFRRTVDGGVYEWKVENDAPLCTLQEAFEKVEHSVGFNVELKFDDLLVYEEEQLSQMIQQVLQVVEMNAKGRPIIYSSFIPDAAQLVKKLQSTYPEVLHQMKRKLSIIRGVSLHSPDLTGILPDEWRVENLS; encoded by the exons ATGCCTCCACCACCGCTGATCACCTCCTTACCCCCACCCCATTTCCCCTTCCCCCCACCCCAAG AGGCTTACTTACCGGAAGATCCCAATGTACGGACGTCTAAATTATTGGTGATTGGTCATAGAGGATGCGGGATGAACATCTTGCACTCCTCTGATTCTCGTTTCAAATTCATGAAGGAGAATTCCATTCTGTCCTTCAATGCGGCCGCTAAGTTTCCTGTTGATTTCATCGAATTCGATGTTCAG GTAACTAAAGATGGGTGTCCTGTCATTTTCCATGACTGTTTGATTCTTACCGAGGAAAAG GGTGTTATTGTGGAGAAAAGAGTTACCGAGCTCATGTTGGAAGAATTTCTTTCATATGGGCCACAACATGATCCTAGGAAG GTAGGTAAACCGCTATTTAGGAGGACAGTAGATGGGGGAGTATATGAGTGGAAAGTTGAAAACGATGCGCCGCTATGCACGTTGCAAGAAGCTTTTGAGAAGGTTGAGCATTCAGTTGGTTTTAATGTAGAATTGAAGTTTGATGATCTGCTAGTATACGAAGAGGAGCAACTTTCTCAAATGATCCAACAAGTTTTACAG GTAGTGGAAATGAATGCCAAGGGCAGACCTATTATATATTCTAGCTTTATACCTGATGCTGCCCAATTGGTTAAAAAACTTCAGAGCACCTACCCG GAAGTTCTTCAtcaaatgaagaggaaattAAGTATCATTAGAGGGGTCTCTTTACATTCACCTGATCTAACAGGTATTCTTCCTGACGAATGGAGGGTCGAAAATTTATCCTGA